A region of Paractinoplanes abujensis DNA encodes the following proteins:
- a CDS encoding cysteine hydrolase family protein, which translates to MTTALLVIDVQESFRQRPLWSTLDNPALIANVSRLVEAARAAGDLVVWVLHAEPGTGNLFDPASGHVRVVDELKPAPDEHVVVKTSHNAFSTTNLQQYLTSYGVTSVTTCGLRTEQCVETTTRVASDFGYEVTFVTDATGTFPIPHWTAPAEQTVAELLADPRTLAAADVVSRTEYALAGRFAAVRTVDDYLGE; encoded by the coding sequence ATGACTACCGCACTTCTCGTCATCGACGTCCAGGAATCGTTCCGGCAGCGGCCGCTCTGGTCGACCCTCGACAACCCGGCCCTGATCGCCAACGTGAGCCGGCTCGTGGAGGCCGCCCGGGCCGCCGGCGACCTGGTCGTCTGGGTGCTGCACGCCGAACCCGGCACCGGCAACCTCTTCGACCCCGCCTCCGGTCACGTACGGGTCGTCGACGAGCTCAAGCCCGCGCCCGACGAGCACGTCGTCGTCAAGACCTCGCACAACGCGTTCAGCACGACCAATCTGCAGCAATACCTGACCTCGTACGGGGTCACCTCGGTCACGACGTGCGGGCTGCGCACCGAGCAGTGCGTCGAGACCACCACCCGGGTCGCGTCCGATTTCGGATACGAGGTCACGTTCGTCACCGACGCCACCGGCACGTTCCCCATCCCGCACTGGACGGCCCCGGCCGAACAGACCGTCGCGGAACTGCTGGCCGACCCGCGTACGCTGGCGGCCGCGGACGTCGTGTCCCGCACCGAATACGCGCTGGCCGGCCGGTTCGCCGCCGTGCGCACCGTGGACGACTACCTGGGGGAGTGA
- a CDS encoding GlxA family transcriptional regulator codes for MFSTAPGYRLDYVAETETVPSWQGVTLQAAVEWPTLTADDLVLVPGWRDGYGPVGPALLRRIADHHAAGGTVASVCSGAEALARAGLLDGRRCTTHHDLQDRLAREFPRASVVRDVLFVSDGRVVTSAGIASGIDLALHLVAQRHGPAVAARVAREMVVYARRNGDEQQASAMLRHRAHLSDVVHRVQDRIDAQFTRPLPLGALATGAGVSERTLTRLFESATGRTPLRYQQQLRVERAEYLIGHGATIESAARAVGFTDARMLRRLRART; via the coding sequence GTGTTCTCGACCGCCCCCGGCTACCGGCTCGACTACGTGGCCGAGACCGAGACCGTGCCGTCCTGGCAGGGCGTGACGCTGCAGGCCGCCGTCGAATGGCCCACGCTGACCGCCGACGACCTGGTGCTGGTGCCCGGCTGGCGCGACGGCTACGGCCCGGTCGGTCCCGCCCTGCTGCGGCGGATCGCGGATCACCACGCGGCCGGCGGCACCGTCGCCAGCGTCTGCTCCGGCGCCGAGGCGCTGGCCCGGGCCGGCCTGCTCGACGGGCGGCGCTGCACCACCCACCACGACCTGCAGGACCGGCTGGCCCGCGAGTTCCCGCGGGCCTCCGTCGTCCGGGATGTGCTGTTCGTCAGCGACGGCCGCGTGGTCACCTCGGCCGGCATCGCCAGCGGCATCGACCTCGCCCTGCACCTGGTCGCGCAGCGGCACGGCCCCGCGGTCGCGGCCCGGGTGGCGCGCGAAATGGTCGTCTACGCACGCCGCAACGGCGACGAACAACAGGCGTCGGCCATGCTGCGCCATCGTGCCCACTTGAGCGACGTCGTGCATCGCGTGCAGGACCGGATCGACGCCCAGTTCACCCGCCCACTGCCCCTGGGTGCCCTGGCCACCGGCGCGGGCGTGAGCGAACGCACCCTGACCCGCCTCTTCGAGTCCGCCACGGGTCGCACGCCGCTGCGCTACCAGCAACAACTACGCGTCGAACGAGCCGAATACCTGATCGGCCACGGCGCCACGATCGAATCGGCGGCCCGCGCGGTCGGCTTCACCGACGCCCGCATGCTCCGCCGCCTCCGCGCCCGCACCTGA
- a CDS encoding transposase — MDRFVNGVTSDLDAVTGAHERCGAGRDTGLSLPLSSGPVEGNVNRITMLQRQMNSRAGFVLLRKRVLPAP; from the coding sequence ATGGACCGCTTCGTCAACGGCGTGACCTCCGACCTCGACGCTGTGACCGGCGCGCACGAGCGCTGCGGGGCCGGCCGCGACACCGGGCTGAGCCTGCCCCTCAGCTCCGGGCCGGTCGAGGGCAACGTCAACCGGATCACCATGCTCCAACGACAGATGAATAGCCGCGCCGGCTTCGTCCTGCTCCGCAAACGTGTCTTGCCGGCCCCCTGA
- a CDS encoding phosphotransferase codes for MTRRSPGPEWCPSRIPAARWYQAPVGARRWDELVEQLRAAGAPFAGRLADLRDELVAPESWIQPPEMLRICHRDLWADNVLPTGQGGVCVIDWENSGPADPAQELGCVLFEFARTDPGRARALTRAYRDAGGPAQVNRRGHFSMLIAQLGHITEIAAADWLIPHVRSPERTDSAAWIGETLDAPHTRELLDNLVQGLRGRDTR; via the coding sequence ATCACTCGTCGCAGCCCGGGGCCCGAGTGGTGTCCATCGCGAATCCCGGCGGCCCGGTGGTATCAGGCGCCGGTCGGGGCGCGGCGCTGGGACGAGCTGGTCGAGCAGTTGCGAGCGGCGGGAGCACCGTTCGCCGGCCGGCTGGCCGATCTTCGGGATGAGCTGGTGGCACCGGAGTCCTGGATCCAACCTCCCGAGATGCTGCGGATCTGCCATCGGGACCTGTGGGCCGACAATGTCCTGCCGACCGGGCAGGGCGGCGTGTGCGTCATCGACTGGGAGAACAGCGGACCGGCTGATCCGGCCCAGGAGCTCGGGTGCGTGCTCTTCGAGTTCGCCCGGACCGACCCGGGCCGGGCCCGCGCGCTGACCCGGGCGTATCGGGACGCCGGCGGGCCGGCTCAAGTGAATCGGCGCGGACACTTCTCGATGCTCATCGCACAACTGGGGCACATCACCGAGATCGCTGCCGCCGACTGGCTGATACCCCATGTTCGCTCTCCCGAGCGCACCGACTCCGCTGCCTGGATCGGCGAGACCCTCGACGCACCGCACACCCGCGAACTGCTGGACAACCTCGTGCAGGGGCTGCGCGGACGTGACACCCGGTGA
- a CDS encoding GNAT family N-acetyltransferase codes for MRITLRALTEEDVEAHNAGEDEHTVRWLNGAPGTAETTAAHFRKLAGNARAGRGKRGFGVCLDNRLAGYVDYDPDVIDGLEPGDVNISYAVHPWARGRGVAGEAVRLILEHMRENRIGTRAAIRVDPDNLASVRVAEKSGFTYIRTFTSDSDQQPDGTPATLRLYVHDV; via the coding sequence ATGAGGATCACGCTGCGAGCCTTGACAGAAGAGGACGTCGAGGCGCACAACGCCGGTGAGGACGAGCACACCGTTCGCTGGCTGAACGGTGCCCCCGGCACCGCCGAGACGACGGCCGCCCACTTCAGAAAGCTCGCCGGCAACGCTCGCGCGGGGCGCGGCAAGCGAGGCTTCGGCGTGTGCCTTGACAACCGCCTCGCCGGATACGTCGACTACGACCCGGATGTCATCGACGGCCTGGAACCCGGCGACGTCAACATCAGCTATGCCGTCCACCCGTGGGCCCGTGGACGCGGAGTCGCAGGGGAAGCTGTACGACTCATCCTCGAGCACATGCGCGAGAACCGCATCGGAACACGCGCCGCCATCCGAGTGGACCCCGACAATCTTGCCTCCGTACGCGTCGCCGAGAAGAGCGGCTTCACCTATATCCGCACCTTCACGTCCGATAGCGACCAGCAGCCTGATGGAACCCCGGCAACGCTGCGGCTCTACGTGCATGACGTGTAG